tgAGAGAACGCTAATGGCCCTAATCATCCTCTCAGAGAGCAGTAAGAGGGGGTACTCGAGGGAGCGCTCGAGGGGGCTTACCCACCCTCTAAGTGGGTGAGTAAGGACGATACAAGCCCTGTGCTCAGAGGTGGGGCCAAACCGGCTCTTGAAAGGATAGTAAGAGGTATCCCCAGTGGCGAAGCTAGGTTAGGAGGTGTGGGTGCATATGCACCCCCTCCTATTCAAAAATAGTACTAAAATTAGctttgatgaacagtaaattACTGTAGCTTCTGTGCCGCCCCGGGTAATTAGATTACCCGAAACTCCGTGTTTCTACTGTACTTGTCCCATGATCAGTAGCAAGTACACACGGTTACAACAGTGATGTCACATCCATACATTTTACAAGGTGAAAATGTTTAATTGGATTAAATTTGCAACATTATGACCAACTGGTCTACAATATAAAAGGATATGCAgcgaaaaaaaatacaacaaaatAGATTCAAATATCCAGCGAGTGTGCCTCAAACCCGCCCACAGGCAAACAACTGGGAGTTGAATCCTAGAAAGACCCGATATCATCGCTTCCATGATCTCCTCTCATTATTTCTGAATAAACAACTTCAGGAGGCAAGCTATATATTGCAATGATACAATAATGCAGGTTGAATTGAAGGATGGCCAACATATCTAGTTTTGCATAAATACCTTGACAATTTGGAAAGTACACAATATAATAGATTCGCAACGTAAtttaaagagagagaaaaagtaaatgatagtgcaaataaataaataaataacaacaGCTTCATATCTACCACAGACCATGAAGATCGATTCTCCACCTAGACATACACAATACTTACACTAGTGCCTACAAGTGAAACCCGATATCCCAAAACAAATAATCTAAACCATGCAGCCTTTCCTAAGGGGCTCTTGACCGCGAGctcgactattcgaatagatttattactctgcagagtttgtacactttacccacacgacatgaacTTCCCTTTAGTGGTACCCGTCGATACCGTACACTCTGCACGTTGGGTGTACATAGGGCATCATGACAAAGCCGTTACACCGATTAATCCTAACCATTGCTCCTCCCGATTAATATTATTCCCTCCAACTAAGTACCCCAGAGGCGGTCCCACTAGTCCAGAGGGTATTAATCGTTATGTCGGCAAACTTTGATCCCACGCGTATAGCAATGGGAGTCCCTTCGGATACACCCACCTCGTGGATTACCCGCACATACACACCAAACTCCAAGAAGCAAGGGTAGAATTATCCGGGTTAATAAGCTAGGGCCGTCATCCATACCGGCacatgtggttgtactgtttccCTTAGTTCCGGATACAAGGTACCGGTCCTCATACAACATGAGCAGGTCTCCACCTATACACTCTTCTGTGAGACGACGCTCACCTTCCGACACACATTGACATAAACCTGCCCGAATCTGAACAACAACTCAAGTTTCTCAAAACAAAGACTTAACTATTTTAACATCTTTTCATGTCCCAAGTGATAGTATGACAACCAAATAAATTACCATAGACAACAAAGCTAAGCATTTCTATCACATCTTAGTCCGGTTCTACCCAAGTGATATTATCATGTCAACCTAAAGCCTAGGTTAACAATGGTAAGGTTAACAAGttcaaggagagttgacatattGATTCAATTAGGTCATAACTACCATCCCAAATAGCAGTTTTATAAAACATCTATGCATGcgtaataaattttcataatcaATGCATAAAGTAAATTTAAACACTGGATCCAAAATGATCAAGGGATTGCTTGCCTCTCACCTTTGTGATATTTCTGATCTCTATCACCCAATTCGTTGATCGCACTTACGTACACGCCAAATACTCGATCGATAAACACCGAAAGATGCAAAtaaatccatccaagaaaatcCACAGCAATGAACACAAAATATTTCTGCATGAAAATAAAGAacatgattttagatgaattttgcaaTAAGAATCGTGTTAATCGGAGTATGGGTGAAatgtatttttcttgtgtaaagtTGCACCAACAAAGATTTTATAAGTTAACAATGTGAGATCAAAACATGTGCTAAAATAATGGACAAACTCATCTAACATGCTGGACaacatttttcttaaaaagtaCACTATTTATACATATCATTAGAAATGGATTCACAGACTTTAGAAATTCCATGATTAAATGGTGAATTAAACAAGATTGATCAcatttaaatcattaaaaaacttAATCTAAAATTTTCATGAAAACTTGCATTTTTATACTTTAGTCCTTGACAGGATAaagctaataaaagtggtttcacattTTTAGGATATTGTATTAATTAACTGTAATTTAAATAAGTTgaaacacattcaattaattaattaattttcagAAAGTATTGCATGAGTTCtatcatttttaacatgtagattacAACAAAACGaaactaacaaacttggtttcatatttttcggagttgtatttattttactacGAATTATACAAGTGTTAGTCATTTTGAGCAAAGAATGAACAGTACTTGAGGCTAGACGGGAGCAGTGGCTAGACCGTGGGCTTGCCGGAGGCAACGCCGGCGGCGGTTCCTGCGACGGCTCGGCCAGCGGAGGGTACCAAGATGTTCAGTGTACCATGGGGATCCTCGTGAAGTGACACGCACAGCTCGGAGGTGGCCGGAGCAAGCTCGACCGCGGCAATGGCGACGACAGCACGCGGCGTGAAGTCTGCATGAAGCATGCAGGTCAGTGCACTTAGTGTGTGGTTGTTTGGGTTCTCAAATGGATACATGAGCATGCATAGATGCTTCTGGGGTGCACTAGACTTGAGAGCCACTGGGAAACTCACCAGCGACAGTCGAACTGGTGGGTGGAAATGGTGGTGACCGGAGCTGCGGAGATCGACGCGACCAAGCAATCCACGGTTGATTCCCTGGACGCTGGCGACTGCGCGAAGCGATGGGCACCGCTGGCGCTGAGGAGAACGGCTGCGCTCTCGCCCAACTAGGCATGCTCGCGAACTGGTGTGGCCGAGGGAGttgagggagagggaaggaaTGGGATGGCCTGCTCTGCTTGGCTTTAAAGCCAGAGGAGGGAGGCGGGGCACGGTGGCATCACCATGCCGCACGCTCGGCGCGAGGCCAGCAGGTAGAGCGACGAGTGTGCGGAGGTGCGCGGGCACAGAGAGGTGAGCAGACCAGAGCGATCGGATAAGGAGGAACGGCAGGCGTACAGGGAGTGCCGCTGTGCGGGATGGCCGGCGTCCTCGGCTGTCGCCGAGCACAGGGAGCGGCATGGCGAGTAGGATGATTGTGGCCGAAGCTTCTCGTGCCGTGGCGGTCGATTTGAGTTGGGCCAAAGGAAAGGAAATACGCCAAGAAAGAGAGAACGTGGCCCTCAAGGTACGCATCTATTTTTAGCTAAGAGaacttttatttttgaaatctaTCCATATGCgctctaaaaaaaatctaccaaaatcTACCAAAATACTGCAGACCATAAGGTGTATCTGGttaaatttttataacttctggCTAAGccgatttttctcaaaattcaaaataagatGCTATGCATATAAAACATGATTTGTGATGCACAGAAAAACTCatggaaaataaaagaaagaaaatctcaTAAATACATTAACACCAAACAAATCAACCATCACAGATTGAACACGCCAGACAAATTCTAAAAGAATCAAATTTATActctaaaattttaaagaaaCTCGATCTCTTGGAAATTAAACCCGTAGTCTCGCATTAACAATGATTAATTATCTCAAAAACTACAGCTTAGGACTTTGAGATGTTACAGCTTCGATGAACAGTAAAGAGCTACGCACCCCCTCTCTCCGACGCTAGCTTCGCCGCTAGGTATCCCTGTCCATTATGGCATGCTAACTGCtctctctttaaaaaaaaatatatagatgtctatttatacaattttttctatcaaaatgtatttatttaaatattaatgttagaaaatataaataaaactCGACACTCGCCCTTTCGTCTCCAAGATTCTGCTAGGTACGcctcaaagaaagaaaaaaatattctcGCTGCATCGCTGACTGCTGGGTCCCACTGCTGCAAAACTGAAAACGAGGGAGAGCTGGGGCATTCAGCTCTGTATCATACTTTCATCTCTAACATGGTCACAAGTCATAGTGACAAACCCATGCAAAAAAAGAGTCATAGTAACAAACAGAAGCTATTTAGAGAAGCGCTTTATAGTGCATGCCTATATACTGCATCGTCTGCAATCTGCATGCGCACTTGAACATCGGGATTCAGAAGTGATTTTTGCTGCTCCACAAAAAATTGCCTTTGTGGAAAGGTTAATCATCTTATATTTGACAGCTGAAATTAGGTACATGACGCTATCAAATATtataggaaaacacatataaGGTGGGAAGCATGAATCTGACATATATCTTCTGGTTATAGAAGCTTGGGTTATAAAAAGTTTCAAGACGACTGCATTGTGTTTGTGTAGGATAATTGAAAGTATTTTCTTCTCATGGAATTTTAGATAGACCAGGTTCATGATCACAACTGTGTGTGCTTGTCATTTCCGACAAAACAAATACATCTATAAGACAAAGAAGAGTTAATCTACATAACTGTACATGCAGAATTGAGTGCTTGAGTGGTACACCAGGGGCCTCAAGTGATAAAAGACGTCATTGTAATGAAACAAAAGTGTGTATTGACTTCGAGTTTTTCTTCAGGATTGGTACAGATTCCAATCAAGGTCAGGTTGTGAAAAAACTTCATAATCCGTAGGACCATCTACAAAGCTATTCACTGTCTGCATCCCTTCTAACAAAGATGGCTGGAAGCTATCACTTCTAGAGGGCAGCAGCTTATAGAACACTAACATCCCAAGAGTGCATATAGCCTGTAGCTTCATGGAATCACCCTGAACAGCGAAGAAGATGAGCATTGCAGCAAGAAAGAAGATAACGCAGAATTGCATGATGCACAGCACTCTGTCCATCAGCTTCCCATCATTGCCAGCAGGAAATCCTCGAACTCTGTACACAAACAAGAAATTGTACTTGTCCACAAGGTAACGGTAGCCAAAGTATGCTGCACCCACAGGAACCACGAGTGGAGCAAACAGAGAGTAGATCATTGTGAGTGCAAATATTGTAAGGTCAAAAGCGTAGTATTGTGCAAAGTCAAATTTCTGCTTTGGCATGTGGAAACTCCGGTTTATTGGGTACAAGGAAAGATCATGCCCCTCAATACCATTCAGAAGGCCACTGTCTTCTCTCTCAGGCATTAGAGGTGCTGTCAAATTATTAGTTTCTTCACCGTTCCTCATCATTTGGTAGTCCTCATTTTCTTCAGGCACCAATTGGACCATATCATTCTTTCTAAATTTCTTCATTATATGCTTTATCCAAGGGATAGGTGCCAACAGATCAAAAGATATTCCAAGAAAAGTACATGTGATTAAGAACGCCAGGGAAGAAAGTGATGATCTTGACAAAAATGATGGGCTTAAGTAATGCTCAATCTGCTTGCAATCTGCACTATCCAAGTAGCATCGCCCCACGCTAAGTATCCAACTTTCAAGGGACGATTCCACCAGGGCACGCAACAGAATCAGATTGACAAGGAAGAAGCAAACCATCTTCAGCAATGCAGCCCTCTGCTCCCCTGACACTGTCAGATGACACTCAAACTTGGAAAAGTACGACAACACTGACGGGATGATAATATACATGCTCACAAAAATGAGGACATTGGGAAGAAACTGAAAGATTATGGTCCAGAACCAGCTTGAGCCTTCAAGCCAGACAAGCCATGATTTTGCATGATCCATAGCCTCCACATTGATGATCCGCGCCGCATTTTGCATCCCACTGATGATTGCCAAGGGTGAACTGAAGAACAAGAGCATTAAAATAAGGCAGGTGTTAACTGCAATCCGCCTCAACCCCAGAGATGTCTTGCTAAGACCTAGATGATTCCAGTAGATATCTGATGCGGGTGGTGCCCTCTCCACATTCCATCGGCTTCTCTCAAGCTGGAGTTCCATCACTGGGAAGAACCTGCCTGTAggtctcttcttcctctccatcCGGAAATCCCTCACAGCCTTGTTTGCTGTGTACACATCCTTAAACACCACAAAAGCTATGCGAGCACCAGGCGCGCACCCTTCCTTATAATCCGACAACCTGCTACCAAGCACAAGTTTCTTAGTCTGCAACTTCCTTAACCTCTCCTCATCAGTAAACCCAAACCTCTCCGCTGTCATCACCCACAGCTCCTTGCATCTCTTCACAAACCAGTGATCATCTGTCTGAGCTGCTTCATCATGCACAAAGTCATCAAACAGGTCACGGGTGCCTAACCTTGCCTCCAGCCAAGAAATCTTATTCCGGACCTTCCCCAACTCCTCAACGAGATACTCCAACGTGCAGAGATCGAAGGGGACGATGACACGGTAGACCTTGCCAGGGTACTTGTGCTCAAAGTAGTCCTTGAGCGGGGTCTTGTCTGCGGCTAGCGTCTTGGGGATGCCCTGGATCATTATTGTGAAGACGGCGACGGAGCTGGAGTTGGGGTCGCTGGGGTTGCCGTTGCCGTCGCGGAAGCGGGTGATGCGGAGCGCGTCCTCCATGCGGGAGATTCCGAGGTGGGAGATGGCGACGACGGCCGCGGTGAGCAGGAGGTGGAGCCATAGGAGCGGGGAGGACTTGGGGATGTGCGAGATGGTCGTGGCGGCGAACTGGTCGACGATGGCGGCGTTCCCGGCGAGTAGGTTGAGAGGGAGGGCCGCCGCGACGGCCGCggcagcgacggcggcgaggacgaGGAAGGAGGCGCGCTCGAAGAGGAGGAACTGCGCGGCGTCGGCGCCGCAGTGGAGCGCGATCTGCGGGGCGGTTGCGTGGTAGACGGCGAGGAGCTTGGCGGCGAGCGCGGAGGGCCCCGGGATGCGGCGGTGGTCGAAGCGGAGCTTGACGAGGAGAAACAGCAGCACGCAGAAGCCGGACCCCACGGCGGAGATGTTGATGAGGTACTGGATGCTGCCGTACCACGCCTCCGgttccccgccgccgccggcgtccgGTGGCTGCGCGGCCGGGCCCATCAGGGGCGAGCGCGCGCGCACGACGCAGGGGGGCGAAACCCTAGGTTCCGGTGGAGACCGACCGCGAAATATTCCTTCCGTTCGCCGATGAGATGCCCCGCCGCGGCTCGTGGTCGTGGGGATGCGTGCGGGACGGGTGACGGATCGAGTCGGAGTCGGGCTCGGGCTAGCCGTGTCGCCATGCGCGGCCCGCGTCCAGGTGTGTGTCGCTGAGATGTGGGGATGGCGGAAGGGGGTTTATCTTTTTCCAAGAACTTTTCCGGCATACGCCGTGGGGACTGGGGAGTAAAGTGCTTtcttacttctttttttttactcggCCGAGTAAAGTATACCACCGGTAGTAGTAGTAACCTCGCGGTTAAGGAGTTGCAAAACTTCGTGGAAGGTGATTAGGACTTGACTTTCATTTAGATGCTAATACTATCAACCgagtttaatttaatttaatgtTGGTAAAGTTAGCAAATTTTGGTAAGTCAGGGGCAGCCACAGTGTGCCAGCAACGCTGTCGATGCTTGAAATCTCGATTTTGGCTGCAATGTGCAACCATCTCCTGTAGGCAACCATTCTCTCGTTCACATCGTCGCCTTCTAGTCAGGGGTCCTCCATGGCGCGCCTCTTCTCTCATGTCTGCTCTCCCCAATCCACTCGATCAagaaccaaatccactcaattAGAGCCCAAATTGATCCAATCCAGCCCCAAATCAACACAAGTGTAGCCTCAGGTCAACTAATTCATCGCCATAGAGGTGAAGCTCGACACTTGGCTGCAGCAGGTCACCCGTCGATGCCGTCGGAAGTTGGACGAGCGCGCGgcggagagggggggggggggagggggtctGGACAGGCGCCGGCAAGGGGCTGTTCCGGCGGCGGGTCCTCCATCTCGCCCCATTCATGGCGGTGCCATCGTTAGGGGCTcgaccacctccaccttcacGCTGAGTCTGGTTGCTGCAGAAGACAATTGACAGTAAGCTCACGCCAATGTCTAATCGCCAGGCATCGGAGCCTCTACTTGCGTCGAAGCGATAAAATTTTCTCCAGGCATCGACGGCTGCAGTGGCAGGCTTCGGTGCTTGAAGGAATCTTTGGGCACCGGTTCGAAGCACACACCGTGGCTACTCATCGCAGAATGCTTGAGCAGAAAGTGTGGATATGTGCTAGCCACAACGTAGTTGGTGCTTCAAAATTCATCTCACCGCCACCTCCTACCGAtgcttgattttgattttggctGCAATGTGCAAGCAAAAGTGGGGGCCTGGGGGCCCACTTCACAAATTGAAAAAGAATACCCGTCTCTCGTCCTCGTcgtgcccttcttctccatccGCCTGCCTCCAAAACCTTACGGTCAAGCACCACCAGATCCTTCGAACAACCGAGTAGATCAGGCGGAGTGCGTTGTGCTGTAGCCCCAGCAAGAAGCGCATGCCGATCTCAAAGAATACCCGACGGAGCAGCCGAGCGAATCAGAAGGAGCCGAGCAGATTAGGAGTCCCCGA
The nucleotide sequence above comes from Phragmites australis chromosome 4, lpPhrAust1.1, whole genome shotgun sequence. Encoded proteins:
- the LOC133916958 gene encoding CSC1-like protein At4g35870, which produces MGPAAQPPDAGGGGEPEAWYGSIQYLINISAVGSGFCVLLFLLVKLRFDHRRIPGPSALAAKLLAVYHATAPQIALHCGADAAQFLLFERASFLVLAAVAAAAVAAALPLNLLAGNAAIVDQFAATTISHIPKSSPLLWLHLLLTAAVVAISHLGISRMEDALRITRFRDGNGNPSDPNSSSVAVFTIMIQGIPKTLAADKTPLKDYFEHKYPGKVYRVIVPFDLCTLEYLVEELGKVRNKISWLEARLGTRDLFDDFVHDEAAQTDDHWFVKRCKELWVMTAERFGFTDEERLRKLQTKKLVLGSRLSDYKEGCAPGARIAFVVFKDVYTANKAVRDFRMERKKRPTGRFFPVMELQLERSRWNVERAPPASDIYWNHLGLSKTSLGLRRIAVNTCLILMLLFFSSPLAIISGMQNAARIINVEAMDHAKSWLVWLEGSSWFWTIIFQFLPNVLIFVSMYIIIPSVLSYFSKFECHLTVSGEQRAALLKMVCFFLVNLILLRALVESSLESWILSVGRCYLDSADCKQIEHYLSPSFLSRSSLSSLAFLITCTFLGISFDLLAPIPWIKHIMKKFRKNDMVQLVPEENEDYQMMRNGEETNNLTAPLMPEREDSGLLNGIEGHDLSLYPINRSFHMPKQKFDFAQYYAFDLTIFALTMIYSLFAPLVVPVGAAYFGYRYLVDKYNFLFVYRVRGFPAGNDGKLMDRVLCIMQFCVIFFLAAMLIFFAVQGDSMKLQAICTLGMLVFYKLLPSRSDSFQPSLLEGMQTVNSFVDGPTDYEVFSQPDLDWNLYQS